In Kaistella sp. 97-N-M2, the sequence TTTCGGACAATGGTCGCTCGTGGAAAATGATGTTTTCGATTCTGCATGGCTTTATCTAATGCCGCAGCTGGAATACAGTATGCAGGGCGAGATTGCTAAGGCAGAGCAGGATAAGTTTGGTATACAGAAATTTCATCACGATTATATTGCCATGCAGGTGTATTTAAAATACTTTTTCCATCAGGGAAATATGAAGCGGGATCTCTATTTATTTGCCGGACCGCGCATCGAATATCTGGTCCACGAAAAGCGGGAGGTGGATCCGGCTTACGATCTGGCATACTACCAATATAATGGCGACGACGAGGTAAATAAATTCGGCTACGGGATTTCATTTGGCGCGGGCTTAAAAGTGACGCAACAATTTGAAGCATTTTTAAGATACGATCGCGGCTTCGGAACCGTTTATCCCAATAATGACCGCCGGAACACCTACAACAGGCTTTTAGCGCTGGGCATTAATTATTACTTTAACGAAAACTGGTGGTAGGAGACGAAATAATGTAAAGATTATGGGTTCCGGAACTATCTTTATATTTGTAATCTTAAAAATAAGAAATGATGAAATACTTTTCGGTATTTTCTGTGATACTCACCCTACTTCTCCTGTTCTCCTGCAAGCCGAAGAAAAACATCGTTTATCTCTCCAACAATAATTTCGAACAGGAAGTCTCGCAGGCAAAATATTCAGGTCTTCATATTCAGGAGGGCGACAAGCTGCAAATTCAGGTCTCCGCATTCGAAGAAATCGCGGTGCGGCCTTTCAACCGGTCTACGATGACGGGAACGGGCGACGCGGCCTCAGGAAGTGGCACCGGAAGTTCCACGGCAGCAAACGAATATATTGTAACGTCGGAAGGAAATATTATCTTCCCGGTTTTAGGAGCGGTTTACTGCAAAGGCATGACGAAACAGCAACTCAAAGATGATCTGGAGAGCCGGCTAAAACGGTATATTACGGAACCCCTTGTTACCATTACGCTTTCCAATTTCAATTTCAGTGTTTTAGGAGAGGTTAAAAGTCCGGGGCAAAAAACGAGTCCTACCGAAAAATTAAATATTTTCCAAGCCATCGCTTTATCCGGCGATCTAACATACGATGCGAACCGAACCAATATAAAATTGCTCCGAACCTCAGAGACCAGCGGAAAAGATGAGGTCGTTTCTTTGGACCTCTCCGAAGCTTCTATTGTGAACTCTCCCTATTATTATCTGCAGCAGAATGATATCCTTTATGTAGAACCAGATCGGAACAAACAGGTTTCTGTAAATAACGATTCGTCAACAGATAAATGGATCAAATATGGAGGCGTAGGACTTGGTTTGCTTACCCTGATCATTTCCTTAACCCGATAACGAAGCAGATGGAACTTTTAGAAAATTCGGTACCGGCGCAAAAGGCTAAGCCGCTCAATATTAAAAAGGAGATTGGCAAGTATTTACGGAAATGGCCGTGGTTTTTACTGAGCATCATTTTGTTTTATACCGCAGCGAAAATTTATTTGCGGTACGCACAACCGCAATTTTATTCAAAAACCTCTTTAAAACTTCAGGAATCAAAAGGAAAGTCTACGGCCCTCAGCGATTTAAAAAATCTGGGCATGGGCGTGAGTGGCGATAACGAACTACAGGGTGAAACTACGGTTATCGTCTCTAAACCGATTTTAGGAGCGGTGGTTAAAAATCTTGATTTGGATGTTACTTTTTTTAGTCTGGGAACCATTAAAGAAGTAGAACTTTATCAGGATTCGCCACTCAAGGGAAAAATCCTCCGCATTTATCAGCCGGACACTTTCTACAGTACCGCTTACACTTTAGAGCCGGTAGGTAAAAACTCTTACAAACTTTCCGGATTGAAGAAGCAATACCGCTTTGGCAGCCCCGCGGAACTGCCTTTTGGAACAGTTCAAATCGATGCGAAGCCTGGTGTTGTTTTAACTGCCCCTTTAAAAATAGTTTTTAGAAATCCGAAAAATGCGGTTGCCGCCTTAGAAGGTGGAATAACTGTCTCTCTGCCGGAGAACAAAGGGTTGCTCATGGAGTTATCAATGGTTGGACCTGTGCCGAAAAAATCGGAAGATATCCTTAACGAGCTTTCGAAACAGTACATCATCGACGGCGTAAAAGATAAAAACGAAGAAGCAAAAAATACGCAGGATTTCATTAATGAAAGACTGGCCATTATTACGGACGATCTTTCGGGTATTGAAGGAGAAAAGGAACAGTTCAAGCGTAAAAATCAAATTACAGATCTGGAAACTCAGGCTGGCTTATCGGTGGGGAAAGCCGAGGAAAACACGAAGCAGATCTTAACGCAAACGATGCAGTTGGATTTAATTAATTCCGTTATTGCAGCAAGTTCGGGGAATCAGCTTTTGCCGACGGGATTGGGTTTACCTGCAGGTGCAGAAAGTACTATTTCAGAATACAATGAGTTAATGCTCACCCGAAACAGAGTCTTGAAGCAGGCCACGCCAGAAAATCCGGCGATGATCGAAATTAATAAGCAGATTGCCGCACTGAAAAACCTGGTGCGTCAGAATTTACTGGAATCCCGGGAGACGCTGCAACTCCAAATCGCTCAGGCTAAGGGGCAACTCAACCTTGCGAAGGGAAATATTGAGAAATATCCAACGCAGGAAAAAGTTTTCCGAAGTATCGACCGCCAACAGACTTTGAAGGAACAACTCTACCTGTACCTTTT encodes:
- a CDS encoding tyrosine-protein kinase, yielding MELLENSVPAQKAKPLNIKKEIGKYLRKWPWFLLSIILFYTAAKIYLRYAQPQFYSKTSLKLQESKGKSTALSDLKNLGMGVSGDNELQGETTVIVSKPILGAVVKNLDLDVTFFSLGTIKEVELYQDSPLKGKILRIYQPDTFYSTAYTLEPVGKNSYKLSGLKKQYRFGSPAELPFGTVQIDAKPGVVLTAPLKIVFRNPKNAVAALEGGITVSLPENKGLLMELSMVGPVPKKSEDILNELSKQYIIDGVKDKNEEAKNTQDFINERLAIITDDLSGIEGEKEQFKRKNQITDLETQAGLSVGKAEENTKQILTQTMQLDLINSVIAASSGNQLLPTGLGLPAGAESTISEYNELMLTRNRVLKQATPENPAMIEINKQIAALKNLVRQNLLESRETLQLQIAQAKGQLNLAKGNIEKYPTQEKVFRSIDRQQTLKEQLYLYLLQKREENAITLAVTAPKAKIVNPAFTTGIVKPNYSQIIYGSLAAGFLLPLLVFIGINTLDTKVHTKEHIASRLPDASVIAEIPVNKEENAMVHPNDFSVFAESFRILGSNLKFLLRAKNVDRGGTILVTSSVKGEGKTTISMNVALTLAGQSKVIIVGADIRNPQLHRFILGKNFGLTDFLVSDDTVPDEYIGRSGINENLEVMFSGQIAPNPNDLLDMPKFNQMIAYLKRKYDYIILDSAPVMLVSDTLHLVEISDVVLYAVKSDFTEKEMIDFAAGFRKENMIKNMAFVLNSVKPENTRYGKKYGYGYYSYTHDEKPKW
- a CDS encoding outer membrane beta-barrel protein, which codes for MKKITLIIAVFLMVTATAQTFNYGVTGNFHKGSIVGVHDVSKGAYGGGVGIFGQWSLVENDVFDSAWLYLMPQLEYSMQGEIAKAEQDKFGIQKFHHDYIAMQVYLKYFFHQGNMKRDLYLFAGPRIEYLVHEKREVDPAYDLAYYQYNGDDEVNKFGYGISFGAGLKVTQQFEAFLRYDRGFGTVYPNNDRRNTYNRLLALGINYYFNENWW
- a CDS encoding polysaccharide biosynthesis/export family protein, which translates into the protein MMKYFSVFSVILTLLLLFSCKPKKNIVYLSNNNFEQEVSQAKYSGLHIQEGDKLQIQVSAFEEIAVRPFNRSTMTGTGDAASGSGTGSSTAANEYIVTSEGNIIFPVLGAVYCKGMTKQQLKDDLESRLKRYITEPLVTITLSNFNFSVLGEVKSPGQKTSPTEKLNIFQAIALSGDLTYDANRTNIKLLRTSETSGKDEVVSLDLSEASIVNSPYYYLQQNDILYVEPDRNKQVSVNNDSSTDKWIKYGGVGLGLLTLIISLTR